Proteins encoded together in one Leptospira bourretii window:
- a CDS encoding alpha-amylase, translating to MKEPIESALPSIKNSLPFLWADEIWLMGVWKNSPKSQSIARSMPELQPGFQRAKRPLLPEDVYGSPYSIYSYTPDPLVSTNDNLTPVYELIHQWNKKLILDFVPNHMAIDSPLIESDPHLFLIASESVSTQNSFLHPNGNRYVHGRDPYFDGWTDTIQWDFSNPSVEDKHIQILKEIAKQCDGVRCDMAMLLLPDVFERTHGKKSVYDWSRVIKTIRQDFPDFKFYAEAYWGMENRLIELGFDAAYDKSIYDALKENHFPFVSESLKENGKRTKIRFLENHDEERAKLMFGENSEPYFCLLLASECILLFHEGQNLGLTKKIPIQMIQTDSENVNPITEEFYKRALKITAKRNSSSISFQPNYKEWNGLPIFIKAIQTENQTELILWNETNREVSGWIPFQEGIQPRKTLTDLVTGVEFPQTKSDEGIYFKLGPNQVQWFIF from the coding sequence ATGAAGGAACCTATCGAATCGGCTCTCCCATCCATAAAGAATTCCCTGCCTTTCCTTTGGGCTGATGAAATTTGGCTAATGGGTGTCTGGAAAAATAGCCCAAAGTCGCAGTCAATTGCTCGTTCTATGCCGGAACTGCAACCTGGATTCCAAAGAGCCAAACGCCCACTCCTTCCAGAAGATGTTTATGGATCACCTTATTCTATTTATTCTTACACACCAGATCCCTTAGTTTCCACTAATGACAACCTAACTCCTGTATATGAACTCATCCACCAGTGGAATAAAAAATTAATCCTAGACTTTGTGCCAAACCATATGGCGATTGATTCCCCTCTCATTGAATCAGATCCTCATTTATTTCTGATCGCCAGCGAATCTGTCTCTACACAAAATTCTTTTTTACATCCGAATGGGAATCGTTATGTTCATGGCCGCGATCCTTATTTTGATGGATGGACCGATACCATCCAATGGGATTTTTCAAATCCTAGTGTTGAAGATAAACACATTCAAATTTTAAAGGAAATCGCAAAACAATGCGATGGTGTTCGCTGTGATATGGCGATGTTACTCCTTCCTGATGTATTTGAAAGGACTCATGGAAAAAAATCAGTTTATGATTGGAGTCGAGTCATAAAAACAATAAGGCAAGACTTTCCCGATTTCAAATTTTATGCCGAAGCCTACTGGGGAATGGAAAATAGATTAATCGAACTAGGGTTTGATGCTGCTTATGACAAATCTATTTATGATGCTCTTAAAGAGAATCATTTCCCTTTTGTTTCTGAAAGTTTAAAAGAAAATGGAAAAAGAACCAAAATTAGGTTTTTAGAAAATCACGACGAAGAAAGAGCCAAACTCATGTTTGGTGAAAATTCAGAACCTTACTTTTGTTTACTTTTAGCGAGCGAATGTATTTTATTATTCCACGAAGGCCAAAATCTGGGTTTAACCAAAAAAATTCCCATCCAAATGATTCAGACGGATTCAGAAAATGTAAATCCTATCACAGAAGAATTTTACAAACGAGCATTAAAGATCACTGCCAAACGAAATTCGAGTAGCATCTCCTTCCAACCAAATTACAAAGAATGGAATGGTTTGCCCATTTTTATCAAAGCCATCCAAACGGAAAACCAAACGGAACTGATTTTATGGAATGAAACTAATAGAGAAGTCTCAGGTTGGATTCCTTTCCAAGAAGGGATCCAACCAAGAAAAACATTAACCGATTTAGTCACTGGTGTAGAATTCCCACAAACCAAATCGGATGAAGGAATTTATTTCAAATTAGGACCCAACCAAGTGCAGTGGTTTATTTTTTAA
- a CDS encoding extracellular solute-binding protein has protein sequence MFHNKVQIFKYSSSLRKIVLFGLTGLLSLVFFHHCSEEDTKESLSKVNDLPWEGDVASIPNALRMKNPVADPLAKKGGRIRIYSHQFPKSLNYYLDQFTTTARIFTSLYEPLTGYHPLTLETIPHLAREWKISPDKKKFTFYLDPNARWSDGKAVTADDVIFTYDTIMNPKNGTAVFRVSLSRFLKPVKLDDLTVVFEAKEVHWNNFNDIASSIFILPKHHFEGKDFNKENMEFPVVSGPYKITEVKKNRYIKLERRGDWWQRAYPFNEGRNNFDQIVYKVYNEEAVALQAFKKGDIDIYPVYSAFVWVEEAKGDAFDKNWIAKQRIFNLKPIGFQGWAMNSRRAIFSDKRVREAMNLLVDRKLMIDKLAYGEYDPTNSYYPDFYLGGEKNPNQPTEFNIEKARKLLAEAGWKPNAEGILEKDGKPFQFSILDRDKKTEKYFTVFLEKAKEVGIRASIDTLDLAAWSERVDKYDFDMTWAAWGSGIFKDPESQWLSKYADEEGQPNLPGLKIPEVDKLIERQKTEFSVTKRNEILKQIDRIVYKEYPYVLLWHLPSTRLLYWQKYGVPNLPLGKYGDESFSSDYWWYDEEKDKKLSDAVSRKEKFSDYEAVVRWK, from the coding sequence ATGTTTCATAACAAAGTTCAAATATTCAAGTATAGTTCCTCCCTACGCAAGATAGTTTTGTTTGGTTTGACAGGACTTTTGTCATTGGTCTTTTTCCACCATTGTTCGGAAGAGGATACAAAAGAATCCTTGTCCAAGGTAAATGATCTTCCTTGGGAAGGGGATGTGGCCTCCATTCCCAATGCCCTTCGTATGAAAAATCCAGTGGCAGACCCTTTGGCAAAGAAGGGGGGAAGGATTCGAATTTATTCTCATCAATTCCCAAAATCTTTGAATTATTATTTGGACCAGTTTACAACCACTGCAAGGATCTTTACCAGTTTGTATGAACCACTCACTGGATACCACCCACTGACATTGGAAACCATTCCTCATCTTGCAAGAGAGTGGAAAATTTCTCCCGATAAAAAGAAATTTACATTCTATTTAGATCCGAATGCGAGATGGTCCGATGGAAAGGCTGTGACTGCTGATGATGTGATTTTTACTTATGACACCATTATGAATCCCAAAAATGGAACAGCAGTGTTTCGTGTATCATTGTCTAGATTTTTAAAACCTGTGAAGTTAGATGATTTAACCGTTGTTTTTGAAGCAAAGGAAGTTCACTGGAATAATTTTAATGATATTGCTTCGTCCATTTTTATCCTACCAAAACATCATTTCGAGGGAAAAGATTTTAATAAGGAAAATATGGAGTTTCCAGTTGTTTCGGGTCCTTATAAAATCACGGAAGTGAAAAAGAACCGTTATATCAAACTAGAAAGAAGAGGGGACTGGTGGCAAAGGGCTTATCCTTTCAATGAAGGTCGCAATAACTTTGATCAAATTGTTTATAAGGTTTATAACGAAGAAGCTGTGGCGCTCCAAGCCTTCAAAAAGGGAGATATCGATATTTATCCTGTTTACTCTGCTTTTGTTTGGGTGGAAGAAGCCAAAGGAGATGCTTTTGATAAAAATTGGATCGCCAAACAAAGGATCTTCAATTTAAAACCAATCGGATTCCAAGGTTGGGCGATGAACTCAAGGCGTGCCATCTTTTCCGATAAACGAGTGAGAGAAGCTATGAATTTACTTGTCGATCGCAAACTCATGATCGACAAACTTGCGTATGGTGAATATGATCCAACGAACAGTTATTATCCTGATTTTTATTTAGGTGGCGAAAAAAATCCAAACCAACCTACAGAATTTAATATTGAAAAAGCAAGGAAACTTTTGGCAGAAGCTGGTTGGAAACCGAATGCAGAAGGAATTCTAGAAAAAGATGGAAAACCATTTCAGTTTTCTATTTTAGATCGAGATAAAAAAACAGAAAAGTATTTCACTGTATTTTTAGAAAAGGCCAAGGAAGTCGGAATCCGCGCCTCTATCGACACTTTGGATTTGGCTGCTTGGAGTGAACGAGTGGATAAATATGACTTTGATATGACCTGGGCTGCTTGGGGGTCCGGTATATTTAAAGATCCTGAATCACAATGGCTTTCTAAATATGCGGATGAAGAGGGGCAACCAAACTTACCTGGATTAAAAATTCCCGAAGTGGATAAACTCATCGAAAGGCAAAAAACAGAATTTTCTGTTACCAAACGAAATGAAATCTTAAAACAAATTGATCGAATTGTTTATAAAGAATACCCTTATGTTTTGTTATGGCACTTACCAAGCACGAGACTTCTTTATTGGCAAAAGTATGGAGTTCCTAATTTGCCTTTGGGTAAATATGGGGACGAAAGTTTTTCTTCAGACTACTGGTGGTATGATGAAGAGAAAGATAAAAAATTATCAGATGCCGTTTCTCGAAAGGAAAAATTTTCAGATTACGAAGCTGTTGTTCGTTGGAAGTAG
- a CDS encoding polyphenol oxidase family protein: MEYYNREIAVSYGKIKLGTAGKLSLVGLKELYPSYPKDPQSWKDYTEDWAEKEWTHKSPNIVTLNQIHGDSIHQVSTDSLGEEAKSNFIWEGDGLYTELPNQLLVVRTADCVPVFLYSTKRPFVAIIHSGWKGANLGITERMLERAIDIGYAQDELYMEIGPYIQGSDYEVGIDVANFFSEIGEEVCFPKGNEKFLLDVGLAIEKRVKEKFPSLGGIKNSHINVYKSPLYFSHRTKEEGRNLNFILWES; the protein is encoded by the coding sequence ATGGAATACTACAATAGGGAAATCGCTGTTTCTTACGGGAAAATCAAATTGGGAACGGCCGGCAAACTAAGTTTAGTTGGATTAAAGGAACTTTATCCCTCCTACCCTAAAGATCCACAATCTTGGAAAGATTATACAGAAGATTGGGCAGAGAAGGAATGGACACACAAATCGCCAAATATTGTGACCCTCAATCAAATCCATGGTGATTCTATCCATCAAGTCAGTACAGATTCACTTGGAGAAGAGGCAAAATCGAACTTCATTTGGGAAGGGGATGGGTTATATACTGAATTACCGAATCAATTGCTTGTGGTTCGCACAGCAGATTGTGTTCCTGTATTTTTATATTCCACTAAACGACCGTTTGTTGCCATCATTCATTCTGGATGGAAGGGCGCAAACCTTGGCATTACAGAACGAATGTTGGAAAGAGCCATCGACATTGGTTATGCGCAAGATGAGCTTTATATGGAAATTGGTCCTTATATCCAAGGATCTGATTATGAAGTTGGAATTGACGTTGCCAATTTTTTCTCTGAGATAGGGGAAGAGGTGTGCTTCCCCAAGGGAAACGAGAAGTTTTTACTAGATGTGGGACTTGCGATAGAGAAGAGGGTAAAAGAAAAATTTCCGAGTTTAGGTGGAATCAAAAATTCCCATATCAATGTTTACAAAAGCCCTCTTTACTTTAGCCATAGAACTAAAGAAGAAGGCCGGAATTTAAATTTTATACTTTGGGAATCTTAA
- a CDS encoding response regulator produces the protein MQTGIGPTGRPYQILIAENSKFQSKQLQQILESEGFKIIGVAETGKELLQMYKDNRQQIDLVTIEIFLPEVDGYAAFWDMKEMGVLPRILFISEENTPSVIKALLENGAMDYIVKPIKREKILEKIKETLLKIPKV, from the coding sequence ATGCAAACAGGCATCGGACCGACAGGCAGACCTTACCAAATTCTCATTGCTGAGAATTCCAAATTCCAATCAAAACAACTCCAACAAATTTTGGAATCGGAAGGTTTCAAAATCATAGGAGTTGCCGAAACGGGAAAAGAACTTTTGCAAATGTACAAAGACAATCGCCAACAGATTGATCTTGTGACCATTGAGATTTTTTTACCTGAGGTCGATGGTTATGCTGCTTTCTGGGACATGAAAGAAATGGGAGTTCTTCCAAGGATTCTTTTTATCTCCGAAGAAAACACACCTTCAGTGATCAAGGCACTTCTCGAAAATGGCGCGATGGATTATATTGTCAAACCTATCAAACGAGAAAAAATCCTAGAAAAAATTAAGGAAACTTTACTTAAGATTCCCAAAGTATAA
- the leuB gene encoding 3-isopropylmalate dehydrogenase, with product MKKVAVLAGDGIGPEVMDVALSVVKKALGNKSSEFTFEHALVGGAAIDATGFPLPEETLKLCESSSAIFFGSVGGPKWETLPPDRQPERGALLPLRKHFDLFANLRPAIIYPELKKASPIRGDIIGDGLDILILRELTSGIYFGKPKGREGSGPEEFAFDTMRYSRREIERIARTAFDAARKRNKKVTSIDKANVLTTSVLWREVVVALHKAEYSDCVLEHLYVDNAAMQLIVKPKQFDVMLCENMFGDILSDEASIITGSIGMLPSASLSESGFGLYEPSGGSAPDIAGKGIANPIAQILSGALMLRYSFGLENEAVAIENAIRTVLKMGFRTRDIAEEGTSVLGTKEIGVEIEKALG from the coding sequence ATGAAAAAAGTAGCAGTACTTGCCGGTGACGGAATTGGACCAGAAGTAATGGATGTGGCCCTATCAGTGGTCAAAAAAGCATTAGGAAACAAATCTTCCGAATTTACCTTTGAACATGCATTAGTTGGTGGAGCAGCCATCGATGCCACAGGATTTCCCCTTCCTGAGGAAACCCTTAAACTTTGTGAATCATCCAGTGCTATCTTTTTTGGATCTGTGGGTGGACCCAAATGGGAAACCCTTCCGCCCGATAGACAACCAGAACGTGGTGCCCTACTTCCACTTCGAAAACATTTTGATTTATTTGCCAACCTTCGTCCGGCGATCATCTATCCAGAATTAAAAAAAGCAAGCCCCATCCGTGGTGACATTATCGGGGATGGACTCGATATTTTAATCCTTAGGGAATTAACATCGGGAATTTATTTTGGAAAACCAAAAGGAAGAGAAGGGAGTGGACCCGAAGAATTTGCATTCGACACAATGAGATATTCTCGGCGTGAAATCGAACGAATTGCACGCACAGCCTTTGATGCCGCAAGAAAACGAAATAAAAAAGTAACCAGTATCGACAAAGCAAATGTATTAACCACTTCGGTTCTTTGGCGGGAAGTGGTAGTCGCACTTCATAAAGCAGAATACTCGGATTGTGTTTTGGAACATCTTTATGTAGATAATGCAGCGATGCAGCTCATCGTGAAACCAAAACAATTTGATGTGATGCTCTGTGAAAATATGTTCGGAGATATCCTATCGGACGAAGCTTCCATCATCACTGGATCCATTGGAATGTTACCTTCGGCCTCTCTTTCTGAATCAGGGTTTGGGCTCTATGAACCATCAGGTGGCTCGGCTCCAGACATTGCTGGAAAAGGAATCGCAAACCCTATCGCTCAAATCCTTTCGGGGGCCCTTATGTTACGATACTCCTTCGGATTGGAAAACGAGGCTGTGGCAATTGAAAATGCCATTCGAACGGTCCTAAAGATGGGATTTCGCACAAGAGATATCGCCGAAGAAGGCACATCCGTCCTCGGTACGAAAGAAATTGGTGTTGAAATCGAAAAGGCACTTGGCTAA
- a CDS encoding aspartate aminotransferase family protein, with product MSNDTKTKFEEIKKLSDKYLLNTYNRYPVAFEYGVGEMIFDQDSKGYIDFLAGIAVSNLGHGEADLIEAMRNQMDKILHSSNLYYSEEQAKLAEVIIENSIPGKVFLCNSGTEANEAAFKLMRRHGVKKNIDKPVILALHSSFHGRTLSAMTMTGNEAVRSGFGDLASDVYFVEANNEDSLIQAFEQYGDSVAGIIMELIIGEGGVIPLSQSFVNLARKLTEETGSLLVFDEIQTGMGRTGKMFCFEHYGMYPDAFTLAKALGSGFPIGALVVAKEYEGILERGMHGSTFGGNHLACVAAYETFKIILSRNLLDHVSTISEQMFARLKTMMESTGKIKQVRGRGLHIGVELYSESRPVVEECLKRGLVVNSTAGNVIRIIPPLILSIEKATEGLDILESVLKDMK from the coding sequence ATGAGTAACGATACAAAAACCAAATTTGAAGAAATCAAAAAACTTTCTGACAAGTATCTTTTAAACACATACAACCGTTATCCGGTTGCTTTTGAATATGGTGTGGGAGAGATGATCTTCGACCAAGATAGCAAAGGTTATATTGACTTCTTAGCAGGGATTGCCGTTTCCAATTTAGGACATGGAGAAGCGGATTTAATTGAAGCCATGCGAAACCAAATGGACAAAATTCTCCATTCATCTAATCTTTATTATTCGGAAGAACAGGCAAAACTTGCCGAGGTCATAATCGAAAATAGTATTCCTGGAAAAGTATTTTTATGTAATTCAGGAACTGAGGCAAACGAAGCTGCCTTCAAACTCATGCGTAGACATGGAGTGAAAAAAAATATTGATAAACCAGTGATCCTTGCCCTCCACTCGAGCTTTCACGGAAGAACTCTTTCTGCCATGACCATGACAGGAAACGAAGCCGTTCGTTCTGGATTTGGCGATTTGGCATCTGATGTTTACTTTGTGGAAGCCAATAACGAAGATTCTCTCATCCAAGCCTTCGAACAGTATGGTGACTCTGTTGCTGGAATCATTATGGAACTTATCATTGGGGAAGGTGGAGTCATTCCGCTTAGCCAATCGTTTGTCAACTTAGCTCGCAAACTCACAGAAGAAACGGGTTCCCTCCTTGTGTTCGATGAAATCCAAACAGGAATGGGTAGAACCGGAAAGATGTTTTGTTTTGAACATTACGGAATGTATCCTGATGCTTTTACTCTCGCAAAAGCACTTGGTTCTGGTTTTCCGATTGGTGCTCTTGTAGTAGCCAAAGAATACGAAGGTATTTTAGAACGAGGGATGCATGGTTCCACCTTTGGCGGAAACCATTTGGCCTGCGTTGCCGCCTACGAAACATTCAAAATCATATTATCACGTAACTTACTCGACCATGTGTCGACCATCTCAGAACAAATGTTTGCCCGTTTGAAAACCATGATGGAATCAACAGGAAAAATCAAACAAGTCAGAGGACGAGGTTTACATATTGGTGTGGAATTGTATTCCGAATCAAGACCCGTTGTAGAAGAATGTTTGAAACGTGGGCTTGTTGTGAATAGCACAGCGGGGAATGTCATTCGTATTATACCTCCTCTCATCTTAAGCATCGAAAAAGCGACAGAAGGATTGGATATTTTAGAATCAGTATTAAAGGATATGAAATGA
- a CDS encoding phospho-sugar mutase, with the protein MLKPEDNILSWTKSPFSSEIQNEAKKAYEDWKEGKSSELVDSYAVPLTFGTGGIRGKIGNGIGKMNLYTVGRAALGFISYLRDTQKDPSIVIAYDSRRLSKEFAELSAGIGARLGVKVFIFPKVTPTPLLSYAIRYYKASGGIVITASHNPPEYNGFKAYLADGGQLVPPDDSLIIGRISGINDWSTIPLVSKTDKDYKKFVKPVGPVVFKTYLKDLKQAGILSSVKPKTRNDLGIVYSPLHGTGGDYMKEMLNFFGYKSVFLVPEQKKPDGEFPTVKYPNPEEKEALALCEFHAKKKKAATFIATDPDADRLGVGVRRPDGEYEYLNGNQIGSIMAAYLSERKKSKTKTYHLVKTIVTTDLQEAIAKKNGIKIKNVLTGFKYIAEEMKQIDKKKNNIFLFGGEESYGYLPVPFVRDKDSLSSALLFVEILAEKGDLLSYLDAIYLKYGLYRESLYSLTLEGSSGQDKIKKSIETLRSENLIGKIIGGRKVVGALDYETQKADGKAKASMFKGMPKSNVIQVELEGNAKLTIRPSGTEPKVKVYSSFASLKKPKKQSEISGLWDSLGQEISRAETEFLQLAGLK; encoded by the coding sequence ATGTTGAAACCAGAAGACAATATCCTATCTTGGACGAAATCACCTTTTTCATCGGAAATCCAGAATGAAGCCAAAAAGGCTTACGAAGATTGGAAGGAAGGAAAGAGCTCCGAACTCGTAGATTCCTATGCTGTCCCCCTTACATTTGGAACGGGAGGAATTCGGGGGAAAATTGGAAATGGAATCGGCAAGATGAACCTCTATACGGTGGGTCGTGCTGCCCTTGGTTTTATCAGTTACTTACGAGATACACAAAAAGATCCATCGATTGTCATTGCTTACGATTCGAGAAGACTCTCTAAAGAATTTGCAGAACTCTCTGCAGGCATTGGTGCCAGACTGGGAGTAAAAGTTTTTATTTTTCCGAAAGTGACACCTACCCCACTTCTTTCTTATGCCATCCGTTATTACAAAGCCAGTGGTGGGATTGTCATCACTGCTTCGCATAACCCACCAGAATATAATGGATTCAAAGCCTATCTTGCGGATGGAGGACAACTGGTTCCCCCGGATGATTCTCTCATCATAGGAAGGATTAGTGGGATAAACGATTGGTCGACCATTCCCCTTGTCAGTAAAACAGATAAAGATTATAAAAAATTCGTAAAACCGGTAGGACCAGTTGTTTTCAAAACCTACTTAAAGGATTTAAAACAAGCAGGAATTCTATCTTCGGTCAAACCCAAAACAAGAAATGATCTGGGGATCGTATATTCACCGTTACATGGAACTGGTGGAGATTATATGAAAGAAATGTTAAATTTCTTTGGATACAAATCTGTATTTTTAGTTCCTGAACAAAAAAAACCAGATGGGGAATTTCCAACTGTAAAATATCCTAATCCTGAAGAAAAAGAAGCTCTCGCCTTATGTGAGTTTCACGCCAAAAAGAAAAAGGCTGCCACTTTCATTGCCACAGATCCAGATGCGGATAGACTGGGTGTGGGAGTTCGCCGGCCCGATGGAGAATATGAATACCTAAATGGAAACCAAATTGGTTCCATTATGGCAGCATACCTATCGGAACGAAAAAAATCGAAAACCAAAACCTATCATTTGGTAAAAACCATTGTGACTACGGACTTACAAGAAGCGATTGCCAAAAAAAATGGAATCAAAATCAAAAACGTACTCACTGGATTTAAATATATTGCAGAAGAGATGAAACAAATTGATAAAAAGAAGAACAATATCTTCTTGTTTGGTGGTGAGGAATCCTATGGATATTTGCCAGTACCCTTTGTTCGGGACAAAGATTCTCTCTCGAGTGCTTTACTTTTTGTAGAAATCCTTGCAGAAAAAGGTGACCTCCTTTCTTACTTGGATGCTATCTATTTGAAATACGGATTGTATCGTGAAAGTTTGTATTCACTTACTTTAGAAGGAAGTTCTGGCCAAGACAAAATTAAAAAATCCATCGAGACACTTCGGTCGGAAAACTTAATTGGGAAAATCATTGGTGGAAGAAAGGTTGTCGGAGCCCTTGATTACGAAACACAAAAAGCGGATGGAAAAGCTAAGGCCTCTATGTTCAAAGGAATGCCAAAATCCAATGTCATCCAAGTGGAACTAGAAGGAAATGCCAAACTGACCATTCGTCCTTCGGGAACCGAACCAAAGGTAAAAGTGTATTCTTCCTTTGCTTCTCTAAAAAAACCGAAAAAACAATCAGAAATCTCAGGACTTTGGGATTCTCTCGGACAAGAAATCTCTAGGGCAGAAACAGAGTTTTTACAATTAGCAGGTCTAAAATGA
- a CDS encoding pyridoxal phosphate-dependent aminotransferase, whose protein sequence is MEPREFFIEDRLERFRLKAFCNLGESGLGFFRLEEVLGMANISFSDLLDLPMNDAPNQGSLELRRAIANLYPGVSPEQVLVTTGTGEALYLAFHMMVKPKTKVALIWPAFQALYEIPKMLGAEIIPVPHESAFLASTWKEIEADLYILNHPHNPTGKTFPDAEWEKLLSWFREKKKLVLFDEHYRFLPGEGSLGKTGVDPNHSFYGTGSFTKCFGVTGLRVGWLVAKESFVQRARSFKDYLTHTVSPISEKIALGLLENKESFLPGIQTRVRNNIVKFTSQWKELPHAKDFTTPKGGLVGWLMLEPSISSEAYADRLFEKTGVFVLPGSNFEEEGFLRIGFGETEERMAEGLKRWSECTDLI, encoded by the coding sequence TTGGAACCTAGAGAATTTTTCATTGAAGATCGATTGGAACGATTTCGCTTAAAGGCATTTTGCAATTTAGGTGAAAGTGGGCTTGGTTTTTTTCGTTTAGAAGAAGTGCTAGGGATGGCAAATATTTCTTTTTCTGACCTTCTCGACCTTCCCATGAACGATGCACCGAACCAAGGTTCCCTGGAACTGCGCCGTGCTATCGCCAACCTCTATCCCGGAGTTTCACCCGAACAGGTGCTTGTCACAACAGGAACTGGTGAGGCCTTGTACTTAGCATTTCATATGATGGTAAAACCCAAAACCAAGGTGGCACTCATTTGGCCCGCCTTCCAAGCTCTCTATGAAATTCCAAAAATGCTAGGTGCCGAAATCATCCCAGTCCCACATGAATCTGCATTCCTTGCCTCTACTTGGAAAGAAATTGAAGCTGATCTTTATATCCTTAACCATCCTCACAATCCTACAGGAAAAACTTTTCCAGATGCCGAATGGGAGAAACTCCTCAGTTGGTTTCGGGAAAAAAAGAAACTAGTTCTTTTTGATGAACACTATCGTTTTTTACCGGGAGAGGGTTCTCTTGGAAAAACGGGAGTGGATCCCAATCATTCTTTTTATGGAACAGGTTCCTTTACCAAATGTTTTGGAGTCACAGGTCTTAGGGTCGGATGGCTTGTCGCAAAAGAATCTTTTGTACAAAGGGCACGTTCTTTTAAAGACTACTTAACTCATACTGTTTCCCCCATATCCGAAAAAATTGCCCTTGGACTTTTGGAAAACAAAGAATCGTTTTTACCTGGGATCCAAACACGGGTGAGAAACAATATTGTTAAGTTTACTTCCCAATGGAAGGAACTCCCCCATGCCAAAGACTTTACGACACCAAAAGGGGGACTTGTGGGTTGGCTTATGTTAGAGCCGAGTATATCTTCTGAAGCATATGCCGATAGGCTTTTTGAAAAAACAGGTGTATTTGTTTTGCCTGGATCTAATTTTGAAGAAGAAGGTTTCCTTCGGATTGGATTTGGGGAAACGGAAGAGCGAATGGCAGAAGGCCTAAAGCGATGGAGTGAATGTACGGATCTCATTTAA
- a CDS encoding ribonuclease H-like domain-containing protein — protein MYGSHLKSSLQLFPGIGEKKEKQLFGVGVYDWASLLQYQNQKNDPLLPSVSILEERREELEHELSEANFSFFTNELPSLEYWRLWQNFPERFCFLDIETTGISESSVTTVVSLYQDKRMLTFERGKDLEFLFDSISPEDILVTYNGKRFDVPFLEREFRYRVSNPQLDLMNLLHSIGIKGGLKKSEVILGLVRPEEIAGMDGRQAPLLWFEYQRTNNKEALEKLIAYNREDTKNLEIVLEKTIDRLTENRLF, from the coding sequence ATGTACGGATCTCATTTAAAGTCTAGTTTACAATTGTTTCCAGGAATTGGTGAAAAAAAAGAGAAACAACTGTTTGGTGTTGGAGTATATGATTGGGCATCTCTCCTCCAATACCAAAATCAAAAAAACGATCCGCTGCTTCCTTCTGTTTCCATTTTAGAGGAACGAAGAGAAGAATTAGAACACGAACTATCCGAAGCCAATTTTTCTTTTTTTACCAATGAACTTCCAAGCCTTGAATACTGGAGGCTTTGGCAAAACTTCCCTGAACGATTTTGTTTTTTAGACATTGAGACCACAGGAATCTCCGAATCCTCTGTCACCACGGTTGTGAGTCTCTATCAAGACAAACGGATGTTAACGTTTGAAAGAGGAAAGGACTTAGAATTTCTTTTTGATTCCATTTCTCCAGAAGATATTCTTGTGACTTACAATGGGAAAAGATTTGATGTTCCCTTTTTAGAAAGGGAATTTCGTTATCGCGTCAGCAATCCCCAACTTGATTTGATGAATCTTTTGCATTCTATTGGAATCAAAGGGGGATTAAAAAAATCAGAAGTGATTCTTGGTCTTGTTCGTCCAGAAGAGATTGCAGGGATGGATGGAAGGCAAGCCCCTTTGTTATGGTTTGAATACCAAAGAACAAATAACAAAGAAGCTTTGGAAAAACTAATTGCTTACAACAGAGAAGATACTAAAAACTTGGAAATTGTTTTGGAAAAAACGATTGATCGCCTAACAGAAAATCGATTGTTTTAG
- a CDS encoding CBS domain-containing protein, whose protein sequence is MSVKDILKDKASSVLSIEEDRNVLEATQMMVGAKVGSLIVTFQGKLVGIFTERDLMRVVAKDHANLDKIKLKDVMTTQLTVAGPDEDVDDILNNMITKRFRHMPVLDGDKIIGLISIGDAVKTKLTRTQAEMSILREYMYGPH, encoded by the coding sequence ATGTCCGTAAAAGATATTCTAAAAGACAAAGCGTCCTCTGTTCTTTCCATCGAAGAAGATAGAAATGTATTGGAAGCCACCCAAATGATGGTGGGTGCGAAAGTAGGATCTCTGATTGTTACCTTCCAAGGAAAATTGGTAGGAATCTTTACGGAACGAGATTTGATGCGAGTGGTTGCCAAAGACCATGCCAACCTAGACAAAATCAAGTTAAAAGATGTAATGACAACACAACTCACCGTGGCTGGACCCGATGAAGACGTGGATGATATCTTAAATAATATGATCACCAAACGTTTCCGCCATATGCCAGTGCTTGACGGTGATAAAATCATTGGTCTTATCTCCATTGGAGACGCAGTCAAAACCAAACTGACCAGGACACAGGCAGAAATGAGTATACTCAGAGAGTATATGTACGGGCCACACTAA